One window of Athalia rosae chromosome 2, iyAthRosa1.1, whole genome shotgun sequence genomic DNA carries:
- the LOC105693160 gene encoding DNA-directed RNA polymerase III subunit RPC4 isoform X2, with the protein MDESLVYLRRPTRLGRNFLPRRLERDDVAEFKNTSILEMDSNKIRASHSGLDPAIQIKAEPGTSAATSTPSTSIKTEGGFPPTTTRLTSFRAPRDLTLSGHVKLEKPKKLYTPNLNVQRNKSKDERAPVKNNSKNSKERGRGRGQGLRGRGRGRSADNIIQTAGVFSGGIADSSRTGRRYSNVRDNSGQGSSKSAVSVLEKQKLNLNHNIDKAEEEEKLKRLLRDDFIENGAVPDMENAPIMLPMADEARLYKEEVKEELAAESDNLEEDVKPVILENGKDGKVKVLPPCTKKLAKDDKKLITIPQIIANETNDYILIQFPDCLPGLRTDDELSDPKAKKATDSSTENSNENSIKTEHCKLSNLKEGILGKLQILKSGQARLVLGENKLIMDVGSHISFRQDLIAAKLDLENLTGDLINLGRVSSTFICLPDWESMLANLET; encoded by the exons AAATGGACTCCAATAAAATTCGTGCCAGTCACTCGGGGCTAGATCCAGCCATCCAAATTAAAGCCGAACCAGGCACCTCTGCAGCGACGTCAACTCCTTCTACGAGCATCAAAACAGAAGGTGGCTTTCCACCAACAACAACCAGGCTGACTTCATTTCGAGCGCCAAGAGATTTAACTCTGAGTGGACATGTGAAACTGGAAAAACCCAAAAAGCTCTATACTCCAAACTTGAATGTTCAACGAAATAAAAGCAAGGA TGAACGTGCTCCAGTTAAAAACAATTCAAAGAATTCAAAAGAAAGAGGTCGTGGAAGAGGGCAAGGTCTCAGAGGTCGAGGCAGAGGAAGAAGTGCAGATAATATCATCCAG ACCGCTGGTGTTTTTTCTGGTGGCATAGCTGATTCATCTAGAACTGGTAGAAGATACAGTAATGTGAGGGATAATAGCGGTCAGGGTAGCAGCAAGAGTGCCGTCTCAgtattggaaaaacaaaaattgaatttaaatcACAACATTGACAaggcagaagaagaagaaaagttaaAACGCTTACTCAGAGatgattttatcgaaaatgGGGCTGTACCAGACATGGAAAATGCTCCTATCATGTTGCCTATGGCAGATGAAG CAAGATTGTACAAAGAGGAAGTAAAGGAAGAACTCGCAGCAGAATCAGACAATTTAGAGGAAGATGTAAAACCTGTTATTCTAGAGAATGGAAAAG ATGGTAAAGTAAAAGTGCTACCACCTTGCACAAAAAAACTAGCAAAGGATGACAAGAAACTCATCACCATTCCACAAATAATCGCGAATGAAACAAACGATTATATATTAATACAG TTCCCCGATTGTTTACCTGGGCTTCGAACTGATGATGAATTGAGCGATCCCAAAGCGAAGAAGGCCACTGATTCTAGTACAGAAAATTCTAATGAAAATAGTATCAAGACTGAACACTGTAAACTGAGCAACTTAAAAGAAGGGATTTTAGGAAAATTACAAATACTAAAATCTGGGCAGGCAAGACTTGTTCTAGGCgaaaataaactaataatGGATGTTGGTTCTCATATTAGTTTTAGACAA GATTTAATTGCAGCCAAattggacttggaaaatttgacTGGTGACCTCATAAATCTTGGCAGAGTCAGCAGTACTTTCATTTGCTTGCCAGATTGGGAATCGATGTTAGCAAACCTTGAAACATGA
- the LOC105693160 gene encoding DNA-directed RNA polymerase III subunit RPC4 isoform X1, with amino-acid sequence MRMYIKIPYAYLSYVRYTWKSSLYFHSTNTLFPHDCPVVCTEMDSNKIRASHSGLDPAIQIKAEPGTSAATSTPSTSIKTEGGFPPTTTRLTSFRAPRDLTLSGHVKLEKPKKLYTPNLNVQRNKSKDERAPVKNNSKNSKERGRGRGQGLRGRGRGRSADNIIQTAGVFSGGIADSSRTGRRYSNVRDNSGQGSSKSAVSVLEKQKLNLNHNIDKAEEEEKLKRLLRDDFIENGAVPDMENAPIMLPMADEARLYKEEVKEELAAESDNLEEDVKPVILENGKDGKVKVLPPCTKKLAKDDKKLITIPQIIANETNDYILIQFPDCLPGLRTDDELSDPKAKKATDSSTENSNENSIKTEHCKLSNLKEGILGKLQILKSGQARLVLGENKLIMDVGSHISFRQDLIAAKLDLENLTGDLINLGRVSSTFICLPDWESMLANLET; translated from the exons AAATGGACTCCAATAAAATTCGTGCCAGTCACTCGGGGCTAGATCCAGCCATCCAAATTAAAGCCGAACCAGGCACCTCTGCAGCGACGTCAACTCCTTCTACGAGCATCAAAACAGAAGGTGGCTTTCCACCAACAACAACCAGGCTGACTTCATTTCGAGCGCCAAGAGATTTAACTCTGAGTGGACATGTGAAACTGGAAAAACCCAAAAAGCTCTATACTCCAAACTTGAATGTTCAACGAAATAAAAGCAAGGA TGAACGTGCTCCAGTTAAAAACAATTCAAAGAATTCAAAAGAAAGAGGTCGTGGAAGAGGGCAAGGTCTCAGAGGTCGAGGCAGAGGAAGAAGTGCAGATAATATCATCCAG ACCGCTGGTGTTTTTTCTGGTGGCATAGCTGATTCATCTAGAACTGGTAGAAGATACAGTAATGTGAGGGATAATAGCGGTCAGGGTAGCAGCAAGAGTGCCGTCTCAgtattggaaaaacaaaaattgaatttaaatcACAACATTGACAaggcagaagaagaagaaaagttaaAACGCTTACTCAGAGatgattttatcgaaaatgGGGCTGTACCAGACATGGAAAATGCTCCTATCATGTTGCCTATGGCAGATGAAG CAAGATTGTACAAAGAGGAAGTAAAGGAAGAACTCGCAGCAGAATCAGACAATTTAGAGGAAGATGTAAAACCTGTTATTCTAGAGAATGGAAAAG ATGGTAAAGTAAAAGTGCTACCACCTTGCACAAAAAAACTAGCAAAGGATGACAAGAAACTCATCACCATTCCACAAATAATCGCGAATGAAACAAACGATTATATATTAATACAG TTCCCCGATTGTTTACCTGGGCTTCGAACTGATGATGAATTGAGCGATCCCAAAGCGAAGAAGGCCACTGATTCTAGTACAGAAAATTCTAATGAAAATAGTATCAAGACTGAACACTGTAAACTGAGCAACTTAAAAGAAGGGATTTTAGGAAAATTACAAATACTAAAATCTGGGCAGGCAAGACTTGTTCTAGGCgaaaataaactaataatGGATGTTGGTTCTCATATTAGTTTTAGACAA GATTTAATTGCAGCCAAattggacttggaaaatttgacTGGTGACCTCATAAATCTTGGCAGAGTCAGCAGTACTTTCATTTGCTTGCCAGATTGGGAATCGATGTTAGCAAACCTTGAAACATGA
- the LOC105693160 gene encoding DNA-directed RNA polymerase III subunit RPC4 isoform X3, with product MDSNKIRASHSGLDPAIQIKAEPGTSAATSTPSTSIKTEGGFPPTTTRLTSFRAPRDLTLSGHVKLEKPKKLYTPNLNVQRNKSKDERAPVKNNSKNSKERGRGRGQGLRGRGRGRSADNIIQTAGVFSGGIADSSRTGRRYSNVRDNSGQGSSKSAVSVLEKQKLNLNHNIDKAEEEEKLKRLLRDDFIENGAVPDMENAPIMLPMADEARLYKEEVKEELAAESDNLEEDVKPVILENGKDGKVKVLPPCTKKLAKDDKKLITIPQIIANETNDYILIQFPDCLPGLRTDDELSDPKAKKATDSSTENSNENSIKTEHCKLSNLKEGILGKLQILKSGQARLVLGENKLIMDVGSHISFRQDLIAAKLDLENLTGDLINLGRVSSTFICLPDWESMLANLET from the exons ATGGACTCCAATAAAATTCGTGCCAGTCACTCGGGGCTAGATCCAGCCATCCAAATTAAAGCCGAACCAGGCACCTCTGCAGCGACGTCAACTCCTTCTACGAGCATCAAAACAGAAGGTGGCTTTCCACCAACAACAACCAGGCTGACTTCATTTCGAGCGCCAAGAGATTTAACTCTGAGTGGACATGTGAAACTGGAAAAACCCAAAAAGCTCTATACTCCAAACTTGAATGTTCAACGAAATAAAAGCAAGGA TGAACGTGCTCCAGTTAAAAACAATTCAAAGAATTCAAAAGAAAGAGGTCGTGGAAGAGGGCAAGGTCTCAGAGGTCGAGGCAGAGGAAGAAGTGCAGATAATATCATCCAG ACCGCTGGTGTTTTTTCTGGTGGCATAGCTGATTCATCTAGAACTGGTAGAAGATACAGTAATGTGAGGGATAATAGCGGTCAGGGTAGCAGCAAGAGTGCCGTCTCAgtattggaaaaacaaaaattgaatttaaatcACAACATTGACAaggcagaagaagaagaaaagttaaAACGCTTACTCAGAGatgattttatcgaaaatgGGGCTGTACCAGACATGGAAAATGCTCCTATCATGTTGCCTATGGCAGATGAAG CAAGATTGTACAAAGAGGAAGTAAAGGAAGAACTCGCAGCAGAATCAGACAATTTAGAGGAAGATGTAAAACCTGTTATTCTAGAGAATGGAAAAG ATGGTAAAGTAAAAGTGCTACCACCTTGCACAAAAAAACTAGCAAAGGATGACAAGAAACTCATCACCATTCCACAAATAATCGCGAATGAAACAAACGATTATATATTAATACAG TTCCCCGATTGTTTACCTGGGCTTCGAACTGATGATGAATTGAGCGATCCCAAAGCGAAGAAGGCCACTGATTCTAGTACAGAAAATTCTAATGAAAATAGTATCAAGACTGAACACTGTAAACTGAGCAACTTAAAAGAAGGGATTTTAGGAAAATTACAAATACTAAAATCTGGGCAGGCAAGACTTGTTCTAGGCgaaaataaactaataatGGATGTTGGTTCTCATATTAGTTTTAGACAA GATTTAATTGCAGCCAAattggacttggaaaatttgacTGGTGACCTCATAAATCTTGGCAGAGTCAGCAGTACTTTCATTTGCTTGCCAGATTGGGAATCGATGTTAGCAAACCTTGAAACATGA